One Niallia circulans DNA segment encodes these proteins:
- a CDS encoding sporulation protein: MLTLLTKLLKTSAPSVDLSLSKHSAAYGEIVTGHFIIQGGRKSCKIKRLECTLVKEYKNGQTETVEEVTTILMSRVISSEEKVELPFSYLITDKLEQTAADFTYRLHTNLVFAENMSRKDHDELVIVDNRT; the protein is encoded by the coding sequence TTGTTAACTTTATTGACTAAATTACTAAAAACCAGTGCCCCTTCTGTTGATCTTTCCTTGTCAAAGCATTCAGCTGCTTACGGAGAGATTGTCACAGGCCACTTCATTATTCAAGGGGGACGTAAAAGCTGCAAAATAAAAAGATTGGAATGCACGTTGGTGAAGGAATATAAGAATGGCCAAACAGAAACAGTAGAAGAAGTTACAACCATTCTAATGTCCAGAGTCATAAGCAGTGAGGAGAAAGTGGAGCTTCCCTTTTCTTACTTGATTACAGACAAGCTTGAGCAGACTGCTGCAGATTTTACTTATCGACTGCACACTAATCTAGTTTTTGCAGAAAATATGTCTAGAAAGGACCATGATGAATTAGTGATTGTCGATAATCGAACATAA
- a CDS encoding multicopper oxidase domain-containing protein, with translation MLRRFHIVAIPIRIVFNKFGDYDPDGMMYVLKENEAKLKAQVAANPFMPVDLVEPLVIRANGGDDIEILFENQLPFNTSMHIQKIEYSVFTSDGAFVGVNPDTTVPPGGQIIYRWSANELGISFFSDMGNTLSSELGSNVHGLYGALFVQPRGSWWTDPVTGLPINSGAFADIHNAVLPSYREFAWFFGDEPEVKDLTGQNPFSPHTLQPESTFPINYRSEPMRNRLRLLQEGVVCPECESEEVHHDSWVFGDPTTPILRAYLGDPIKIRLVHGGVKETHTFHYHVHQWLQEPSDQDSELVDVQAISPQNSYTITPLYGAGSLQRARGDAIIHCHLYPHFGEGMWGIQRNFDTLQDGSQCYPNGVPIAALKPLPTQPLPPESTAEKPGYPNFIPGIVGCKAPRPPLVGDRESTRLEKNAFDPRAVPGAAFTNPCPPGSPVREFDISLIQMPIVYNNQGWHDPEGRLYVLAKDEEDIIAGRKSPEPLVIRANAGECVRLHFTNKLPEVLGGNAFQLVNRTYEAGMHVHFVKFDPLCSDGANVGWNYNSGILPGETITYQWFADVELKATFWHDHLFANEHQQHGVFAAINVESRFSRFLDPHTGKETESGTQVMVVNPISPDFREFHFFVHDFSLLFDANNQPLNPPPFPGSVDDPGVMGINYRNEPLQFRLKEPDCDPAYTFSSWVHGDPVTPLLETYNGDPVRIRLIQGAHEESHSFNLHRQRWHRERGDLDSELVQQQHIGISESFTLEFFIDGEGDFDMLYHFGTVDDIWLGNWGIMRTFKEKVSHLLPLPDQPAPPPRTKTLPVPTGCKPPMAPLPGSPAPKSAPVRKYEVVAIQTPIIYNNFGDHDPYGIVFALAEDVPKILCGEKNPEPLILRGNVGECVEVTLYNQLFGPFHNENDLLHGYPSVPVEAPFPPSHRISMHAQLAEYDVRYSDGATVGYNYDQTIGPGECITYRWYLDQPFGTANLWDMADIRNHRHHGAFGMLITEFRGSEYLDPTTREIVKTGDQVIISNAFAEYREFAIMMHDGIRLVDKNGNLIIDPEPLLVDTEELELEDFEDQGSRAFNYRAERFKHRLAQKPDISEVFSSTVHGDPATPLFLAYAGDPVVVRFAFPADRARAHSFTIHGHKWLDDDDDVNSRITGIEGQIAVGHADDFALKYGAGGYFNVPGDYLYRSGLIRWDIELGVWGIMRVLEMPNPNLAPLNPNFSPFKTD, from the coding sequence ATGTTACGAAGGTTTCACATCGTGGCTATTCCGATTAGGATTGTTTTCAATAAATTCGGTGATTACGATCCTGATGGCATGATGTATGTGTTAAAGGAAAACGAAGCTAAATTAAAGGCACAGGTTGCAGCAAACCCGTTTATGCCTGTCGATCTTGTTGAGCCCCTCGTCATCCGTGCAAACGGTGGTGATGATATTGAAATTTTATTTGAAAACCAGCTCCCTTTTAACACGTCCATGCATATTCAAAAAATAGAATATAGTGTGTTTACCTCTGATGGCGCCTTTGTCGGAGTTAATCCCGATACAACAGTGCCTCCAGGAGGACAGATTATTTATCGGTGGAGTGCGAATGAACTCGGTATTTCTTTCTTCTCAGATATGGGAAACACCTTATCTAGTGAGTTAGGCAGCAATGTTCATGGTCTTTATGGTGCTCTGTTTGTCCAGCCGAGAGGTTCCTGGTGGACAGATCCTGTTACAGGGCTACCAATCAATAGCGGTGCATTTGCCGATATTCATAACGCCGTCCTTCCATCCTACCGGGAATTCGCATGGTTTTTTGGAGATGAGCCAGAAGTAAAGGATTTGACTGGACAAAACCCATTCAGCCCGCACACCTTGCAGCCTGAATCCACCTTCCCGATCAATTACCGCTCAGAGCCTATGCGAAACAGGCTAAGATTACTGCAAGAGGGGGTAGTATGTCCAGAATGCGAAAGTGAAGAGGTTCATCATGATTCATGGGTGTTTGGTGATCCAACCACTCCGATTCTTCGGGCCTATTTAGGTGACCCCATAAAAATCCGTTTAGTTCATGGTGGTGTGAAGGAAACACATACCTTTCATTACCATGTCCATCAATGGCTGCAAGAGCCTTCTGACCAAGATTCAGAGCTTGTCGATGTTCAAGCAATTTCACCACAAAATAGTTACACAATAACTCCATTATATGGTGCAGGCAGTCTGCAAAGAGCACGGGGCGACGCGATTATCCATTGCCATCTTTATCCTCATTTTGGAGAGGGAATGTGGGGCATTCAGCGTAACTTTGACACATTGCAGGACGGAAGCCAGTGCTATCCAAATGGAGTACCAATAGCGGCGCTTAAACCACTGCCGACACAACCACTCCCCCCAGAATCGACGGCTGAAAAACCTGGTTACCCTAATTTCATTCCAGGAATCGTTGGTTGTAAAGCTCCAAGGCCCCCGCTTGTTGGAGATCGGGAATCAACCAGACTGGAGAAAAACGCTTTTGACCCTCGTGCCGTCCCTGGTGCTGCGTTTACTAACCCTTGTCCACCAGGAAGCCCTGTTCGTGAATTTGATATCTCCTTAATCCAAATGCCTATCGTCTATAACAATCAAGGCTGGCATGATCCAGAGGGGCGCTTATATGTGCTTGCTAAGGATGAGGAAGATATAATCGCAGGAAGAAAGTCGCCAGAGCCACTGGTAATCCGTGCAAATGCAGGTGAATGCGTGCGGCTTCACTTTACAAACAAGCTTCCGGAAGTGTTGGGCGGAAATGCCTTCCAGCTTGTCAACCGCACTTATGAAGCAGGGATGCATGTCCACTTCGTTAAATTTGATCCACTTTGTTCGGATGGAGCAAACGTCGGCTGGAATTATAACTCTGGAATACTGCCTGGGGAAACAATCACCTATCAATGGTTTGCCGATGTTGAATTAAAGGCAACCTTCTGGCATGATCACTTATTTGCCAATGAACATCAACAGCATGGTGTATTTGCTGCTATTAACGTAGAATCAAGATTTTCCAGATTCTTAGATCCTCACACAGGAAAAGAGACAGAGTCCGGTACTCAAGTAATGGTCGTAAACCCAATAAGTCCGGATTTCCGAGAATTTCACTTTTTTGTGCATGACTTTTCCCTACTGTTCGACGCAAATAATCAGCCCCTTAATCCGCCGCCATTCCCTGGTTCAGTAGATGATCCTGGTGTAATGGGCATCAACTACCGTAATGAACCATTGCAATTCCGGTTAAAGGAACCTGACTGTGATCCTGCTTATACATTCAGCTCATGGGTTCACGGGGATCCAGTCACACCGCTTCTGGAAACGTATAATGGCGACCCTGTGCGGATTCGTCTCATCCAAGGTGCTCACGAAGAATCGCACAGCTTTAACCTGCACCGTCAGCGCTGGCATCGCGAAAGGGGTGACCTTGATTCAGAGCTAGTTCAACAGCAGCATATCGGTATTTCAGAATCGTTTACATTAGAATTCTTCATTGATGGTGAAGGAGACTTTGATATGCTGTATCATTTTGGAACTGTTGATGATATTTGGTTAGGAAACTGGGGAATTATGCGAACATTTAAGGAAAAGGTTTCACATCTCCTGCCATTGCCTGACCAGCCTGCACCGCCACCGAGAACAAAAACTTTACCTGTTCCAACTGGCTGCAAGCCGCCAATGGCTCCGCTTCCTGGAAGTCCTGCACCTAAAAGCGCACCTGTTCGAAAGTATGAAGTAGTCGCAATCCAAACACCAATTATCTACAACAACTTTGGTGACCATGACCCATACGGGATTGTCTTTGCACTTGCAGAAGATGTACCGAAAATATTATGCGGCGAAAAAAATCCAGAACCGCTCATTTTGCGAGGAAATGTTGGCGAATGTGTCGAAGTAACCCTTTATAATCAGTTATTCGGTCCATTTCATAATGAAAATGATCTCCTTCATGGCTATCCGAGCGTTCCAGTCGAAGCTCCCTTCCCTCCATCGCACCGAATTTCGATGCATGCACAGCTCGCGGAATATGATGTGCGCTACTCTGATGGGGCAACGGTTGGCTATAACTATGATCAAACAATCGGTCCAGGTGAATGCATCACCTATCGCTGGTATTTGGATCAGCCATTCGGAACCGCAAATCTGTGGGATATGGCGGATATAAGAAATCATCGCCATCATGGTGCCTTTGGTATGCTTATCACGGAATTCAGAGGATCAGAATATTTAGATCCTACAACAAGAGAAATCGTAAAAACCGGTGACCAAGTGATCATCTCTAATGCCTTTGCCGAGTATCGTGAGTTTGCGATTATGATGCATGATGGTATCAGGCTAGTTGATAAAAATGGAAATCTCATCATTGATCCTGAACCGTTACTTGTCGATACAGAAGAGCTTGAATTAGAGGATTTTGAAGACCAAGGTTCACGAGCATTCAACTACAGGGCAGAAAGATTTAAGCACCGTCTTGCTCAAAAACCAGATATATCAGAAGTATTCAGCTCCACTGTTCACGGAGATCCGGCAACACCTTTATTTCTAGCATACGCAGGCGACCCTGTTGTTGTACGATTTGCCTTTCCAGCAGACAGAGCACGTGCCCATTCGTTTACCATTCACGGTCACAAATGGCTTGATGATGATGATGATGTGAATTCACGAATTACTGGTATTGAAGGACAAATAGCGGTCGGCCATGCTGATGATTTTGCCCTAAAATACGGTGCAGGCGGATATTTCAACGTGCCTGGAGACTATTTGTACAGGTCTGGTCTGATTCGCTGGGATATTGAGCTTGGTGTTTGGGGAATTATGCGTGTGTTAGAGATGCCTAATCCTAATTTAGCACCTCTCAATCCAAATTTTTCTCCATTTAAAACGGACTAA